The following proteins are co-located in the Psilocybe cubensis strain MGC-MH-2018 chromosome 5, whole genome shotgun sequence genome:
- a CDS encoding Nucleoporin p58/p45: protein MAFLSNSSAFGMKPATTSNTNTGSIFGQPQQPQQQPATSIFGTPPTQPQQQQQQPASLFSVPPNQQTGGLFGQQQPQQQQQPATTNLFGQPQQQQPAATTNLFGQPQQQQQQPATGATGLFGQPAQQQQQQQQPATNIFGQTQQQQPSTNIFGQQQQQQPAQPATNIFGQPQQQQQQTQPQTSNLFGGSLFGNTANQQQQNATPNPLAAQGTLPASAFGAPSTTTGTGGAFGGFGTGAGSSLFGAKSQQPQQSTFNNQNQVATLANNSNNGVPPFTKSTKFNDLPDFIQQKLEQIETHIQGRVQICKDLQQRKLGDEPTKSHDAIRNLKKELISTATTIRNDLHLSKDLKAKVDQAVEDTIVATHIIDGFKNPQSGNTYLKDHASFPLEYFTRVTDQMKERLTWYKSTIEQIERKLASASGSSQTPQSISATLQAQHSTFLALASKTAAVDAELQKIKVYYTQLWRSKTGSVRDPFNDVVKSGTGAGNDFGLSGLNVR, encoded by the exons ATGGCGTTTCTAAGCAA ctcTTCGGCGTTTGGCATGAAACCCGCTACGACCAGTAACACCAATACTGGGTCAATCTTTGgacaaccacaacaaccacaacaacaacctgCGACATCCATTTTCGGCACTCCACCAACTCAAccccagcaacagcaacaacaaccagCCAGTTTATTTAGCGTGCCGCCGAATCAACAGACGGGTGGATTGTTCGGACAACAAcagccacagcagcagcaacagcccGCAACCACAAATTTGTTTGGCCAGccccaacaacaacaacccgCTGCCACTACCAATCTATTTGGCCAGccccaacagcagcagcagcaaccaGCGACGGGAGCGACTGGTTTATTTGGACAACCtgctcaacaacaacaacaacaacaacagcctGCTACGAACATTTTTGGACAaactcagcagcagcagccgtcCACCAATATCTTtggacagcagcagcaacaacaacctgCTCAACCCGCTACGAATATTTTTGGTCAacctcagcagcagcaacaacaaaccCAACCACAAACATCGAACCTGTTTGGAGGAAGTCTCTTCGGAAACACCGcgaaccaacaacaacagaaCGCGACTCCCAATCCCCTCGCCGCACAAGGAACTTTACCTGCAAGTGCATTCGGTGCGCCTTCAACGACTACTGGAACGGGTGGGGCGTTTGGTGGATTTGGTACGGGTGCTGGGTCGTCGCTTTTTGGTGCAAAATCACAGCAACCACAACAATCGAC GTTTAATAACCAAAACCAAGTTGCAACTCTCGCCAACAATTCCAATAATGGAGTGCCACCGTTTACAAAATCCACCAAATTCAATGATCTTCCAGATTTCATCCAACAAAAGCTGGAACAAATCGA GACGCATATACAAGGCCGGGTACAAATATGTAAAGACCTCCAACAGCGTAAGCTGGGTGACGAGCCAACCAAAAGTCACGACGCTATCCGGAATCTGAAAAAA GAATTGATTAGCACCGCTACAACCATTCGAAACGATCTCCATCTTAGTAAAGACCTCAAAGCTAAAGTTGATCAAGCGGTAGAAGACACGATTGTTGCAACCCACATCATTGATGGATTCAAGAATCCGCAGAGCGGTAACACTTACTTGAAAGACCATGCCTCGTTCCCTCTCGA ATATTTCACGCGTGTGACAGATCAGATGAAAGAGAGGCTAACATGGTATAAGTCAACCATTGAG CAAATTGAAAGAAAGCTAGCTTCCGCATCAGGTTCCAGCCAAACGCCCCAAA GCATATCAGCGACACTCCAAGCTCAACACTCGACGTTCCTTGCTCTTGCCAGCAAAACGGCAGCTGTCGACGCAGAGCTCCAAAAGATCAAGGTGTACTACACGCAACTATGGCGTAGCAAGACCGGGAGTGTTCGTGATCCCTTCAACGACGTTGTCAAGTCAGGTACCGGGGCTGGCAACGATTTTGGATTGAGTGGTTTGAATGTTCGATAA
- a CDS encoding MICOS complex subunit MIC60 → MYRALPVSRQAASTSNRQAVRVIRRHLATDTTTPPKKSKVLRRIILTTAGLTGTFYVGSAFLAFNNQAYYDIFSEQVPLGQSVLDFGESQGWDTLTVGDVINGTTGLVVTTYNFAKDMINGTTPEKNKAPVETKSAEPKSPFKVVKQTTSAKIEPAVQQVKKEVEEVKEAVKEAAVKVEDVAKEVTDKARIEYQDLVKRAEAAIAGASKDGNPPSVITIETTEEEEIPPPSSKNVYDRPLPLGFEPPPGFSRPAPPPKPKVTEAEAQTPVPEPEPVELPLVAPVVATASEPIITHLAGTIDNLASFLKSDPKAAQQAGDVLETAKGDLAALVDRMEAVKEQERAALEAKMDEQTREYSLKLLELEMEAQDKLDHQEEGFKQLFEQERASFVQAYREKLEHELKVQTELINERLKEEVIAQGIELQRRWIREIKVRVEQERGGRLAKLDELSANLKRLESIALINSAHLDENIRVHSLWSAIRALTNSAISSPVRKPFRDELRVLRHITAAREDPVVSVVLDSLESTDVPDVGVEPLADLATWFTNEVAPKVSQVALVPDENAGVLSYLASRALSGLRFKRQGLIPGDDVLSVLARAEYYLNEKNLDSAARELNQLKGPAKVLLHDWLEAARRRLEVQQALEVVQTQATLASLLVV, encoded by the exons ATGTATCGAGCTCTCCCTGTGTCGCGGCAGGCCGCCTCGACTTCCAACAGACAAGCTGTCAGAGTCATTAGACGG CACCTGGCCACGGATACCACAACCCCgccaaagaaaagcaaagtaCTTCGCCGCATTATTTTGACTACTGCTGGCTTAACTGGTACATTCTACGTTGGGAGCGCGTTCCTCGCGTTTAATAACCAGGCCTACTACGACATCTTCTCTGAACAAGTGCCTCTCGGTCAATCTGTGCTCGACTTCGGTGAGAGCCAAGGTTGGGACACTTTGACTGTCggtgatgtcatcaatggGACTACTGGGTTGGTTGTCACCACATACAATTTCGCGAAAGATATGATAAATGGAACCACGccagaaaaaaacaaggcACCAGTTGAAACGAAATCTGCGGAACCCAAGTCCCCCTTCAAAGTGGTTAAACAGACGACTTCAGCCAAAATTGAACCTGCTGTACAGCAGGTGAAgaaagaggttgaagaagtCAAGGAAGCTGTAAAGGAGGCGGCTGTCAAGGTGGAAGATGTAGCGAAGGAGGTCACCGACAAAGCTCGTATTGAATACCAAGACTTAGTGAAGAGAGCGGAGGCTGCCATTGCTGGAGCCTCTAAAGACGGCAACCCCCCCAGCGTCATCACCATCGAGACcacagaagaggaagaaatccCCCCTCCATCCTCCAAAAATGTTTATGATCGTCCCCTTCCCCTTGGGTTCGAGCCTCCTCCAGGATTCTCTCGCCCCGCACCTCCCCCCAAGCCCAAAGTGACTGAAGCTGAAGCCCAAACACCTGTACCTGAACCCGAGCCAGTTGAACTTCCTTTAGTAGCGCCAGTTGTTGCCACTGCTTCAGAACCTATCATCACACATTTGGCCGGTACAATTGATAACCTTGCCAGTTTTTTGAAGTCGGATCCTAAAGCTGCTCAACAAGCTGGAGACGTTCTAGAAACTGCCAAAGGTGACTTGGCCGCCCTTGTAGATCGAATGGAGGCTGTCAAAGAACAGGAACGGGCTGCTTTGGAGGCGAAAATGGACGAGCAAACTCGGGAGTATAGCCTCAAACTTTTGGAACTGGAGATGGAAGCCCAGGATAAATTGGACCATCAAGAAGAAGGTTTCAAGCAACTCTTTGAACAGGAGCGCGCGAGTTTCGTACAGGCTTATCGGGAGAAGCTGGAACACGAACTCAAGGTTCAGACAGAGTTGATCAACGAACG ATTGAAGGAAGAGGTCATTGCCCAAGGAATTGAACTACAAAGACGCTGGATTCGAGAGATCAAAGTTCGCGTTGAACAAGAAAGAGGAGGCAGGCTTGCCAAATTGGACGAGCTTTCTGCCAACTTAAAACGCCTGGAAAGCATTGCTCTCATCAACTCTGCTCACCTCGACGAGAACATCCGTGTCCATTCACTTTGGTCCGCCATTCGCGCTCTTACGAACAGCGCTATTTCCTCCCCGGTGCGAAAACCTTTCCGAGATGAGCTCCGTGTACTCCGGCATATCACTGCGGCGAGGGAGGATCCTGTCGTTTCTGTCGTTCTTGATTCCCTGGAAAGCACTGATGTTCCTGATGTCGGCGTGGAACCATTGGCTGATCTTGCGACCTGGTTCACCAACGAGGTGGCCCCAAAAGTATCACAGGTTGCGTTGGTACCTGACGAAAATGCTGGCGTTTTGTCTTACCTCGCCAGCCGTGCTCTTTCGGGCCTCCGCTTTAAGCGCCAAGGACTCATCCCTGGTGATGACGTGCTGAGTGTTCTGGCTAGAGCCGAGTATTACCTGAACGAGAAGAACCTGGACAGTGCCGCACGTGAACTAAATCAGCTCAAGGGGCCCGCAAAGGTTTTGCTACATGACTGGCTGGAAGCCGCCCGACGGAGACTAGAGGTCCAGCAGGCATTAGAG GTGGTCCAGACGCAAGCCACATTGGCTTCGCTTCTTGTCGTATAG